The window GACGAGCCATCAAGACGATAACTCATTGGAATCGATCCAATGAAGAGCACATATGTAGTGCGTCCTTGAACGCCGTCGAGCACACCAGAGTGGCTAAACGACTCACAAAACTGCAGCAATTGAAGTCCGGACAGACAGAATCCGTGGCTCCGTCGGCCGGTCAAGCGGTTTGTGATGAATTTTTGGTTTACCTGAAACGGGAATGTCATCTAGCCGACAACACAGTTGCCGCCTACGGACGAGACATGAAACGTTTCGTCACTTGGATGGACGGACGCCGCCCTGCGGACCTGACAATCACTGAATTGTCTGATTTTGTCGCATCGCTTCATGGCGAAGGCCTGGCTCCGGCATCCATCTCGCGGGCCATCGTCGCAATTCGGACCTTCTTCAAATACCTGCAGCTCGAAGGTATCACGGTCGACAATCCGGCCGAGCTGCTGGCAACACAGAAGGCTTGGCAGCGAATGCCGGGCGTCTTGTCGCCAAATGAGGTCGAGGCATTCCTTTCCGCGGTCAAGAAGTCCGATTCGTTTTGGCAACGGGATCGTGCCCTGCTGGAGGTACTCTACGCCACCGGCTGTCGAGCTTCTGAAGTTTGCACCCTTCGCGTTCGCGACCTGACCCTCGATGAGAAGACACTTCGTTGCCACGGCAAAGGCGACAAGCAGCGAATGGTTCCGATTGGCGGCCGCGCGATCCGAGCGATCCAGCTGTACCTCGAAGAAAGCCGCCATATCCTGGCCGATCGAAATCCGGGACAGATCGATGAACTCTTTCTATCCCGAGGCGGCAAAGCACTCGACCGAATTCAGTTGTGGCGGCTAGTGAAACGCTATGCCAAGCGTGCAGGGATCTCAGACGAGATCAGCCCGCACAGTTTGCGACATAGTTTCGCAACTCACTTGCTGGCCGGCGGAGCTGACCTTCGGCAGGTCCAAGAGATGCTTGGACACGCCAGCATTCAGACGACCCAGATCTACACACACGTCGAACACTCTCGCCTGCAACGCGTGCACCGGGACTTTCACCCGCGAGCGTGAGCGTCCTTGAGTTCGCTACCAACGAAACAGCGCGGTGCCCCAGGCCAAACCTGCACCGAAGCCGCACAGCAGCACTAGATCGCCTTCTTTCAAACGGCCGGCTCGAGCGGCTTCGTCCAGGGCGAGTGGAATGCTGGCTCCGGAGGTATTGCCATACTTGTCGAGATTGACGAACACTTTTTCAGGCGGAACGTTCAAGTCGGAAACCGCTGAATCAATGATTCGTTGATTGGCTTGGTGCAACACAACCAAGCTGAGTTGATCCGAAGAAACGTTGGCCGCTCGCAAGACGTCCTTGGCACTCTCGTCAAAGACTCGCACTGCCCACTTGAAGACACCACGACCATCCATCTGCAAATAACGGCTGGCTGAGTCTTCGCCATCGGTGGTAATTGGCGTTCGGGATCCGCCCGCAGGAATGCACAGCATTTCGCCACCGCATCCTTCACTGCCTAACTGATAGGCCAAAAGACCATCGGTTTGGATCGTGGAATCAGCTGCTGAACCGTTGCATTCTGTTGATTGGCATTCGTCTTGGGTCGATGGCACCAGCAGGGCTGCGCCAGCGGCATCACCAAACAACGGATAGGTTTTCTTGTCCTCAGGATCCACCGTGCGACTCATCAGGTCAGCACCGATGACCAAAACGTTGCGAGCATTGCCGTTGGAAACGAACTGGGCACCAGTGACCAACGCGTACATGAATCCAGCACACGCAGCACCGATGTCCATTGCGGGTGCAACCGCACCGAGACGACGTTGCAAGTGACAAGCCGTCGATGGAGTGGGATGGTCGGGTGTGATCGTGGCAACCAGGATCAAGTCAATCTCGTCGACCGAAACATTCGCGTTCTCAAGACAACGAAGCGCCGCCTCGTAACAAAGATCGCTGGTCGCTTGCCCAGGCTCCGCGTGTCGACGTTGCAAGATGCCGGTGCGGCGAACGATCCAATCGCTGTCGCAACCCAGAGCGGCCAAGTCTTCATTCGTGACAATGCGTTCGGGAACGTACGATCCCGTGCCGGCAATGCGAACGCCTTTCAAATTTCCCATCCGACCGCGAGTTGTCGCATTGCCCGGCATCACTGCCGAAACAGCTTCGGTTGGAACAGCAGTCGATTCAGCGGAGGATTCTTCGTTCACAGATTTCGCGGCCAAGTCATTGGCGGTGACGTTCGAGGAAGTTTCGATCATGTTGCCGCCGAGAAAAGATCATGGATGAAAAGCGGGTGAAGTATAGCGGGATTGCCTCTCGCTGGCATCCCGATTCAGCGATGGCTTCCTGGAACGGTGCTTCACGGCGCAAACGTTTCGCCCACAAACGAAAACTGCCCCGCAACGCAGAACGCGATGCGGGGCAGCCAATTCGAACTTCGAAGGAAGCTGATCAATTGATCAGATCATTTCCTTCAGGCCCTTCAGTGGGCGGATAGTCAGCTTCTTGCTGGCGGGCTTTGGAGCCAACCAGATTTCTTCGCCGTTGGCAGGGTTGCGGCCTTTGCGCTTTGGCTTGGCGGGAACGTCCTTCAACACGATCTTGCAAAGACCTGGGATTGCGAATTGTCCGGGGCCACCCTTTTGCAGCGACTTTTCAATCTCAGCGGCCAACGAGTCGAGGACTGCAGCAACGTCTTTCTTGGTCAGTTCGGTCTCTTCTGCAATGTTGGCGATGATTTGAGTCTTCGTCGGCGGTTTGGGCGGTACTTTGGCCATGAGCGGCACCTGCAAAAATGGGAGAACTAAATAGTGAGTAGGAGTTAGAACGTTGGGATTCCCCTCCGATGCGGCACAAGTGTTATGTCCCGCGTGGTCGCTCCGCAACCCTTCCAAAGGCCAAAAACCCCGTGTTTTTCAGCCTTTTCTGGAATTCGAGGGTCGAATTCGGGTCAGTTGGACCCAGAAACGCCTGTCAAGACCTCATCGACGGCTTCGCCGAGCAATTGAGGCTGGCCTGTCACACCGCTCGCGACCACGTCTTCGGCGTCCGAAATTCGGGTCAAACTGTCGGTGACATCGGGCATCGCGGCGTCGATTTGACTGGCGTCATCCGACTCGGCCACGACCTTCTCGGAGTCCCCTGAGAGGACCTCGATTGGCTCACCGGCTGGCTCCACGCTGCTCTGAATTCGAGAGGTTCCCAGTTCGCTGACCGGAACAGTTGCATCAGCCATCGTCACGGCGGAAGCAAGCGGTTCGCCGGCTGCTTGAGTCGTGGATGACTGAGTGCTGGCGGCAGCGGTGGAACTCGATGTTGGTGCTTCTAGCTCGATCCCGGTCTCATCGAAGTTCAGGATCAACAGACGGAATTCACCAACCTGCCCGCGGACTTCGAGTGCGTTTCCATCATTCAGGTTGGCGGTACCACTGACTTGAGCCGTGGTGGTCGCACCGTTGGCCGTGGTCGATTCCGTCGCATTGACAGTGATGCTGGTGCCGGCTGCGTTGAGCGACAATTCCACGTCACTCAATCGCGAGTCCGCAGCGCCACTGGACTGCATGTAGAAAGCATTGCTGCCCGGCAAAACCGCAGCGACCACTCGACGAGCAGGCGCGGAACCAAACCAGTCATTGACCCGGATGTACTGAGGCAACAATCGCCCAAAGCTCAACGAAAGGTTTTCGTCAGATTCATCGGCGCCGCTTTCAATGTCGATTTCGCGAGCTTCCTCACCACCTTCAAAGAACGGAACCGCGGGGATGCTCAACTTGTACGAACCAGGCAACATGTCCGGAACACTGATGGTGCCGCCAGAAACCACGACGGAGGAATCCGACAAAGGAATCGAAACAGATTCGCCACGTGCGTTGGTGCCGGACAAGATCGCCGCTTCGTAAAAACTGCTTGACAAAGCACCGATCGAATCGAACTGAAAATTGAATGCCCGAGCGAGATAATCCGCGATGTTCACCGTGATGGTGGCAGTCGAACTCGACAATCCACCAGCGTCTTGCACTTGATAAGTGAATGTGTCGGTGCCCGTGAACGTGCTGCTCGGCGGCGTGTACAGGATGCTCGAACCATCTGAGCTAACTGTCACGGTCCCGCCTGCCGATGGCGTGCTGAGATTGACGAACTGCAACACCTCGCCGACGTCGACATTCGCAGGAAGATCGCCACGCGTCAGAACCGCTTCGTTGCTCGTCCCGCGAACGGTGTCGACGGTCACGTTTTCGCTGAGGGGAGCGTCGTTTACCGCAGTCACAGTGAAGGTCACCGTCGCTGTCGACAATCCACCGCCGGTGTCGCGGATGGTGTAGGTCACTGTTTCAGTGCCATTGAAGTTGGCGGCCGGCTTGTAAGAGAGCCCAGACCCACTGTTGACGATCGAAACCTGACCTCCATTGGACGCCGATCCAACACCCGTGATCGTGAACGATTCGTTGTCCGCGTCCGTCGTGTCGTTCGCCAGGACATCGTAGTTCACCGCATTGGAGTCTTCCAAAATCGTTCCGGTTGCAGGGAACGAATCATTTACCGCCGTCGGTGCGTTGTCATCGCTTTGGATATTGACGGTCACTTGCACTGTGTCGGTGCTGGTTCCATCACTGACCGTGTACTGGAAGGTATCTGTTCCAATGAAGTTGGCCGGTGGCGTGTAGTTGATCGACAATCCATTGGACGCAATGCTCAACGTGCCTCCGTTGCTGGCCGTACCAACAGCGGTAATCGTCAGCGTTTCGCCAGGATCAGCAGTGGACGCTTCATTGGCCAATACATCCAACGTGTTCTGGCCCGAACCCGAAATCACCGTGAACGTGTCGTCGACACCAACCGGTGGGTTGTTAGTGGTGACATCGCCAACGGTAAGTGTGGTGCTGCCATAGTTGATCGAACCGGCGGGCAAGCGATCGTTGTTGAAGAACAACAACGTTTCGTTTGCACTCACGTCGGCGGGATTGGTGGTGAACGTCAACGAACCATCGGAGATCGCACGCATGCGAACCGTTGCCATCACCGACTCTTGCAAGTTGGTTGGTGAGAACCGGCTACTCGCCGCTCCAATTTCATTGAACAGCCCGCTGGACAAGGTTCCGCGAGGCAGGAAGTCGAAATCGTTGTCGTACTCGATGGATGTTCCAGGGACAAAATCAGCGATCGATGAATCAAATTCGATGTCGGCGTACGCGGAGTAGATCCCTCCACGCTCGCTAAGGTCTCGAGCGTCGACACCAATCAATTGCAAGAAGAACTCCTGGCCGACGTCCACCGAGTCAATTGTGTTGCCGTCCAAGTCAGTCAGACGCACTTCAAGTCGTGCCAAAGCTTCTTCTGCAATCGTCACGGAGAACGATTCCGTGTAGGTGTTGCCCGCCAAGTCGCGGATCTCGACCGTGAAATCGTTCGATCCCAACTGAGCCGCAGTGGGCGTCCAATTGATGATCCCTGTTGATGAACCAATCGTGGCTCCGGTCGGGAAAACAGTCAGGCTGTAAGTTGCACCACTGCCTTCTTCGCTACTAGAAAGATTGGCTTGGTAAGCAGCACCAACGTTGCCTGTGCTCGAGTTGGCAGGCAACGTGAATGAAGGATCAGTTCGATCCAATGTGACAGACAAAGCTGTCGAAGTTCCACTGGTGACACCACCAACGATTTGGCGGGCCGCCAAGCTGTAGGTGCCATCGCCAATTGCAGCCAAGTTGCTGGTTGTGATCGCGATCGATCCGCCCGTCGCCGTCCCAACACCGACAACGGTGTTGTCCGCGGTGTTGATGATTTGAACCGTTGCTCCCGTCGTCACTCCGGAAACATCAAACGTCAACGATGCTGCATTGGTCAGGTTGTCCCCGCTGCTGTTGCCCGTATCAGACGAGGAACGCAGATCCAAAGACGATGGCGCGGCCGGTGCTTGCGTGTTGCTATCGGTGAATGTGAAGACCAGGCTTTGCAAGTCCGAATTCGACCCAGCATTGGACGCAGCAGCGACTCCAACGGTCAGCGAAACGGTTTGCGTCCCCGAAACATTCGCGGCCGGCGTCACTTGCAACAAACCGGTTGATGCATTGACCGTGGCGGTACCACCGGTCACGCCACCGCTGACGAAGTACTGAACCGCGTCGCCTTCCAGGTCGAAGCTTTCCAACTGCAGCTCAACCGGTGTCGTCTTTGGTGACGAAGCTGGGACGTTGATGTCCTCGAGGTAGGGCTGAGCGTTGCGGCGGTCAGTTGGCGGGTCCGTGATTGTCACCGGAACAATTTGATCGAACGAATTACCGTCCGAATCGGTAATCGTCACCGTCACCGTCGTGCTGCCGGTGCCGCCCAATCCCTTCAGCATGATCACCGAGTTCTCGGTGTCGTTGAACACCGTCGCGTTGTTGATCACGATGTCCGTGGTCGGCTTGTTCGACGTGCTGTTGTTGACCTGCATATTGCTGATCGCTTCGCGTACGTCTTCTCCTTCAACCAACTGGCCAAACACCGAGTGGTTGAAGTCGAGGAAATCGGTTTCGACTTCCGTAATGAAGAACTGCGAATCGTTCGTGTCATCCGACGACTTCGCGAAAGACAGCACACCCGTTCGGTTGTGTTGCAAATCGGGATGGAATTCGTCGTCGAAGTCACCCAGATTTGATCCGCCGGTCCCGGTACCGGTGGGGTCACCACCTTGAATGACGAAACCGTTGACGACGCGGTGAAAAATCAGACCGTCGTAAAAGCCGCTGTTCGCCAAATCGATGACTCGCTCGGTCGGACGAGCAGCACGCTGCTCGAACAATTCGAACACCATGTCGCCAAAGCCATCCATGTCCAAACGCAGCGAACGATTTCCGCTCAGAACAGTGGCTTCGACCAAGTTCGGGTTGGCGACCGAGACGGTCACGGTCAGCGGACCGCCTTCAGCATCGTATCCGTCGATCGGAATGTGCAGCGGCGAACCAAGTTCGACAGTTTGGGCATCGATCGTTTCAAACGAAGGATTTTCGTTGTCCGAAGTTGGAATCGCAACGCCGCTTCGCGTGCTCAGAGTTTGCAGCGATTGAACCCCAGTCAATCGCGTCCCATCCGGAAAGACCCAGGTCGGATACTCGCTGATGTTCAACGACGAAAACTGAGGATCCTGTGTTCGATCCGGCAACGTGACTTCGACGAATGGAAGGTCATCGCCACCATCCTCGAACAATTGTTTTTGTTGGGTACAGGCCGGGCACCAATGGGCACCATAGAACGTCACGCCAGCCGCGTCCAAATCTTTCGCGAACTGCACCAAGTCCTGCCCAGGCTCGCCTTCTGCAGCACGATCCGACGTTCCGCGATCGGTCGACGAACTTTCCACCGCCGCCGAGGATTCACCAGCAGAACCGAAGAACCCTTCGGTTGCGAAAAGCTCGACGTCGCCAGCCATCATCTGGCGTTTTTCCAACGACTCCAACTGCAAACGCCCTCGCTGGACTGGTTCACCAGAGGGTGCAGCGGACGTTCCTTGGATCCAAGACATCAAACGTCGTCGAACCTGGCTTTGGAACGAGTGTTTGGAAGCAGATGGACGGCGGGAAGAATTGTCGAAGTTCATCGGCGGAATTTTCTTCAGCTGAAGGAGTTCCAGTTTTGGTCGCTGCCCCTGAAAGCTCAGGGCCCAAAATCCGGGGGATATCGGTGGTTATTCGACGACGCGGAGTCGTTGTGACAAGCTTTTTCGGCACAGCCGCGCCGGTCAAGCTAATCGGTACGGTTTAACGCACCGTTTCAGGTTAAAGCCGGCACGCAGGAGGATCCAAACCCAACCAGCACTTCAACCAAATTCTCAGCCAAACCCGTGTGGAATGTTTCGATTTTGAGGCTTGCCGAGCGCACGTCTGCCACAGCAATGACGACACGCTCCGTTGAAAAGGGGGACTTTCACGTCCTCAATACGACGTTTTCCGTCGCAAATTGGTTCCAATCGATCTGGACGCTCTGGGAATTCTTGCCGATCAGGCAGGCTGCCCGACGGGAAATCCCTCGAATCACCCTCGCGATGCTTCCCCAGGGATGCCCAGTTCCACGGAGGGGCACGACTGACCGATGCGGGTCGACTCCACCGCCCTTCGCAGTCATGATGAAACAGTGGCGAAGCCGTCCTGGCCGCGAACCATCAACGGAAAATCGACGTCGAAAGATTGGGCCAGGCTAATCTCGCCCGTTCATTGCCAGAACCACATCCACCGAGGAGCCGCCGGGATGTCTGCCCAAGTCGACCAGTTTTCTGCTTATTTGGACCGTGGAGAGATCAAATACGAGCAAGACAGCGAAAACAGCTTCTTCCGGATGATGTTCGACGGAAAACACGGTGACATTCGCGTTTTGATTGTGGTTGAAGACTCTCTCATCCAAGTCTTCTCTCATCCAGCTAACAAAATCCCCGAAAACAGCCGGCGAGCGATCGCAGAAGCGGTTTGTCGTGCCAACTACGGGCTGAAGGTGGGAAGCTTCGAACTTGACATGGAAGACGGCGAACTGCGTTACCAAACATCCATCCCGTTGGGCGATGACTTCCCCGACGACGATGTCCTGGACCACATCCTTTATGTCGGTGGAGCGATGGTTGATCGATACGTCCCCGCATTTCTTTCCATCATCTATGGCAACGAAGACGTGAAATTGGCAATCGAAGCAGCGGAGATGTAAACCTCTTCACAACATCAGTCGCCAGCCAACCAAAAACAGCCGACCGGGATTTTCCCAGCCGGCTGATTTTAAATTGTTAACGCCACAAATTTCCGTGGCGTTGAGCATGCCTTTAGTGCCGTCGGCATCGCCTTCCCGCGATGCCCTGGCTCTGCAAACGCGGCTTTGTTTCGAAGAGCCTACGCCTTTCAAAACACCGGCTTAATAGCGGTAGTGGTTTGGCTTGTAGGGTCCTTCGACTGGCACACCGATGTAATCGGCTTGCTCTTGAGTCAACTTGGTCAGCTTCACACCGATTGCTTCCAAGTGCAAACGAGCAACTTCTTCGTCCAATTCTTTTGGCAACAAGTAAACCTGAACGCCGTACTTGTCGTTGTCACGATTCTGGTACAGCTCCATTTGAGCGAGCACCTGGTTGGTGAACGAACTGCTCATGACAAAGCTTGGGTGCCCGGTTGCACAACCAAGATTCACCAATCGGCCCTTGGCCAAAATGATGATGCTTCGGCCGGTGTCATTGAACGTAAACCGATCAACTGCACCGATGTCCGATGGCTTGATTTCGCTGACGGTCGCTTTGCCATCAGCAACTTGTTGCTCAGCCCATGCGATGTCAATTTCGGTGTCGAAGTGCCCGATGTTGCAAAGAATCGCATCGTTGGGCATTTGCTTCATGTGCTCGCCCAAGATGATGTCTTTGTTACCCGTCGTGGTGACGTACAAACGACCTTCTTTGCAAGCTTCTTCCATCGTGGTGACTTCGAAGCCTTCCATCGCAGCTTGAAGCGCGTTGATAGGGTCAATCTCAGTGACCAAAACGCGGCAGCCATAGCTTTTCAGACTGTGAGCACAGCCCTTGCCAACGTCACCGTATCCACAAACCACGGCGACTTTACCGGCCAACATGACGTCCGTCGCGCGCTTGACACCGTCCGCCAAAGATTCGCGGCAACCGTAGAGGTTGTCGAACTTGCTCTTGGTGGCCGAGTCGTTGACGTTGATCGAAGGAACACGCAACTTGCCCGATTTGTTCAACACCTCCAGGCGATGAACGCCAGCGGTGGTTTCTTCACTGATGCCGTAGATGTTGTCCAGCAATTCAGGGAATCGATCGTGAACCATGGCGGTCAAGTCACCACCGTCATCCAAGATCATGTTGAGTTTTTCGCCCGACGGGAAATCCAGCGTTTGCTCGATGCACCAATCAAATTCTTCCTCGGTCATACCCTTCCAGGCATAGACGGGAATCCCAGCCGCTGCGATCGCGGCCGCTGCGTGATCTTGAGTGCTGAAGATATTGCAGCTACTCCAAGTCACTTCGGCACCAAGCTCAACCAACGTTTCGATCAGAACGGCGGTTTGGATGGTCATGTGCAAGCAACCAGCGATTCGAGCCCCCTTCAAAGGCTTTTCCGCGCCGTATTTGCTGCGAAGTGCCATCAAACCTGGCATCTCGTTTTCAGCCAACTCGATTTCTTTGCGACCGTAATCGGCCAACGAAATGTCTTTGACCTTGTAAGGCAATTTTGTCGTTTCTGCTTGGGACACTACTTCTGTCTCTCAAATGTCGTGGAAAAGCCAACGCATTGAAAACAGCCCTCAAACGACGGGCGTCAGAGGGGTTGAGGACCGATCACAGGGACTCCTGCTGGTCCACAATCCGCCGCACGCAGCGTCGTCTTGGTGGGCTGATCGGGAAAACGCCCGA of the Rhodopirellula baltica SH 1 genome contains:
- the xerD gene encoding site-specific tyrosine recombinase XerD; the encoded protein is MAKRLTKLQQLKSGQTESVAPSAGQAVCDEFLVYLKRECHLADNTVAAYGRDMKRFVTWMDGRRPADLTITELSDFVASLHGEGLAPASISRAIVAIRTFFKYLQLEGITVDNPAELLATQKAWQRMPGVLSPNEVEAFLSAVKKSDSFWQRDRALLEVLYATGCRASEVCTLRVRDLTLDEKTLRCHGKGDKQRMVPIGGRAIRAIQLYLEESRHILADRNPGQIDELFLSRGGKALDRIQLWRLVKRYAKRAGISDEISPHSLRHSFATHLLAGGADLRQVQEMLGHASIQTTQIYTHVEHSRLQRVHRDFHPRA
- a CDS encoding HU family DNA-binding protein, with the protein product MAKVPPKPPTKTQIIANIAEETELTKKDVAAVLDSLAAEIEKSLQKGGPGQFAIPGLCKIVLKDVPAKPKRKGRNPANGEEIWLAPKPASKKLTIRPLKGLKEMI
- a CDS encoding beta-ketoacyl-ACP synthase III, with protein sequence MIETSSNVTANDLAAKSVNEESSAESTAVPTEAVSAVMPGNATTRGRMGNLKGVRIAGTGSYVPERIVTNEDLAALGCDSDWIVRRTGILQRRHAEPGQATSDLCYEAALRCLENANVSVDEIDLILVATITPDHPTPSTACHLQRRLGAVAPAMDIGAACAGFMYALVTGAQFVSNGNARNVLVIGADLMSRTVDPEDKKTYPLFGDAAGAALLVPSTQDECQSTECNGSAADSTIQTDGLLAYQLGSEGCGGEMLCIPAGGSRTPITTDGEDSASRYLQMDGRGVFKWAVRVFDESAKDVLRAANVSSDQLSLVVLHQANQRIIDSAVSDLNVPPEKVFVNLDKYGNTSGASIPLALDEAARAGRLKEGDLVLLCGFGAGLAWGTALFRW
- the ahcY gene encoding adenosylhomocysteinase, yielding MSQAETTKLPYKVKDISLADYGRKEIELAENEMPGLMALRSKYGAEKPLKGARIAGCLHMTIQTAVLIETLVELGAEVTWSSCNIFSTQDHAAAAIAAAGIPVYAWKGMTEEEFDWCIEQTLDFPSGEKLNMILDDGGDLTAMVHDRFPELLDNIYGISEETTAGVHRLEVLNKSGKLRVPSINVNDSATKSKFDNLYGCRESLADGVKRATDVMLAGKVAVVCGYGDVGKGCAHSLKSYGCRVLVTEIDPINALQAAMEGFEVTTMEEACKEGRLYVTTTGNKDIILGEHMKQMPNDAILCNIGHFDTEIDIAWAEQQVADGKATVSEIKPSDIGAVDRFTFNDTGRSIIILAKGRLVNLGCATGHPSFVMSSSFTNQVLAQMELYQNRDNDKYGVQVYLLPKELDEEVARLHLEAIGVKLTKLTQEQADYIGVPVEGPYKPNHYRY
- a CDS encoding Ig-like domain-containing protein, giving the protein MNFDNSSRRPSASKHSFQSQVRRRLMSWIQGTSAAPSGEPVQRGRLQLESLEKRQMMAGDVELFATEGFFGSAGESSAAVESSSTDRGTSDRAAEGEPGQDLVQFAKDLDAAGVTFYGAHWCPACTQQKQLFEDGGDDLPFVEVTLPDRTQDPQFSSLNISEYPTWVFPDGTRLTGVQSLQTLSTRSGVAIPTSDNENPSFETIDAQTVELGSPLHIPIDGYDAEGGPLTVTVSVANPNLVEATVLSGNRSLRLDMDGFGDMVFELFEQRAARPTERVIDLANSGFYDGLIFHRVVNGFVIQGGDPTGTGTGGSNLGDFDDEFHPDLQHNRTGVLSFAKSSDDTNDSQFFITEVETDFLDFNHSVFGQLVEGEDVREAISNMQVNNSTSNKPTTDIVINNATVFNDTENSVIMLKGLGGTGSTTVTVTITDSDGNSFDQIVPVTITDPPTDRRNAQPYLEDINVPASSPKTTPVELQLESFDLEGDAVQYFVSGGVTGGTATVNASTGLLQVTPAANVSGTQTVSLTVGVAAASNAGSNSDLQSLVFTFTDSNTQAPAAPSSLDLRSSSDTGNSSGDNLTNAASLTFDVSGVTTGATVQIINTADNTVVGVGTATGGSIAITTSNLAAIGDGTYSLAARQIVGGVTSGTSTALSVTLDRTDPSFTLPANSSTGNVGAAYQANLSSSEEGSGATYSLTVFPTGATIGSSTGIINWTPTAAQLGSNDFTVEIRDLAGNTYTESFSVTIAEEALARLEVRLTDLDGNTIDSVDVGQEFFLQLIGVDARDLSERGGIYSAYADIEFDSSIADFVPGTSIEYDNDFDFLPRGTLSSGLFNEIGAASSRFSPTNLQESVMATVRMRAISDGSLTFTTNPADVSANETLLFFNNDRLPAGSINYGSTTLTVGDVTTNNPPVGVDDTFTVISGSGQNTLDVLANEASTADPGETLTITAVGTASNGGTLSIASNGLSINYTPPANFIGTDTFQYTVSDGTSTDTVQVTVNIQSDDNAPTAVNDSFPATGTILEDSNAVNYDVLANDTTDADNESFTITGVGSASNGGQVSIVNSGSGLSYKPAANFNGTETVTYTIRDTGGGLSTATVTFTVTAVNDAPLSENVTVDTVRGTSNEAVLTRGDLPANVDVGEVLQFVNLSTPSAGGTVTVSSDGSSILYTPPSSTFTGTDTFTYQVQDAGGLSSSTATITVNIADYLARAFNFQFDSIGALSSSFYEAAILSGTNARGESVSIPLSDSSVVVSGGTISVPDMLPGSYKLSIPAVPFFEGGEEAREIDIESGADESDENLSLSFGRLLPQYIRVNDWFGSAPARRVVAAVLPGSNAFYMQSSGAADSRLSDVELSLNAAGTSITVNATESTTANGATTTAQVSGTANLNDGNALEVRGQVGEFRLLILNFDETGIELEAPTSSSTAAASTQSSTTQAAGEPLASAVTMADATVPVSELGTSRIQSSVEPAGEPIEVLSGDSEKVVAESDDASQIDAAMPDVTDSLTRISDAEDVVASGVTGQPQLLGEAVDEVLTGVSGSN
- a CDS encoding YbjN domain-containing protein, whose translation is MSAQVDQFSAYLDRGEIKYEQDSENSFFRMMFDGKHGDIRVLIVVEDSLIQVFSHPANKIPENSRRAIAEAVCRANYGLKVGSFELDMEDGELRYQTSIPLGDDFPDDDVLDHILYVGGAMVDRYVPAFLSIIYGNEDVKLAIEAAEM